The following proteins are co-located in the Thermus thermophilus HB8 genome:
- a CDS encoding enolase C-terminal domain-like protein, giving the protein MPTVRDLRLIPFRIPLKAPLRWGKSSELAALEHALLEVELSDGSIGRAEVAIRPTIYGETLGSVRAGLEYLRPRLLGLEADDQEGIRAVLEAFPFNFGLKGALDTALWEAWARSEGEELYQVLKPAKHRVRVAYILGLGEEDEVLEDARMAFGAGVRVFKVKVGRDLEADTRRILRLKEAFPEAELYADANESLPPKEAERYLLAWKELGLRYVEEPLPVEEVEARRALREKGILSLIADDAAMTPKDLKRELALNTFDVLNLKPARTGVTWTLEMLALARERGKKAMVGSQAQSAFGAYQSALLAFQQGVTEPCELAFHLKAEGGFFPFPPFREGWLYWEDLVEARFDEEAFARYALKEA; this is encoded by the coding sequence ATGCCGACGGTACGGGACCTGCGCCTCATCCCCTTCCGCATCCCCCTGAAGGCCCCCTTGCGCTGGGGGAAGTCCTCGGAGCTCGCCGCCCTGGAGCACGCCCTTTTGGAGGTGGAGCTTTCCGACGGCTCCATAGGCCGGGCCGAGGTGGCCATCCGCCCCACCATCTACGGGGAGACCCTGGGGAGCGTGAGGGCGGGGCTTGAGTACCTGAGGCCGAGGCTTTTGGGCCTCGAGGCCGACGACCAGGAGGGGATCCGGGCGGTCCTCGAGGCCTTCCCCTTTAACTTCGGCCTCAAGGGCGCCCTGGACACCGCCCTCTGGGAGGCGTGGGCGAGGAGCGAGGGGGAGGAGCTCTACCAGGTCCTCAAGCCCGCCAAGCACCGGGTGCGGGTGGCCTACATCCTGGGCCTCGGGGAGGAGGACGAGGTCCTGGAGGACGCCCGCATGGCCTTTGGGGCGGGGGTCCGGGTCTTCAAGGTGAAGGTGGGGCGGGACCTGGAGGCGGACACCCGCCGCATCCTCCGCCTGAAGGAGGCCTTCCCCGAGGCCGAGCTCTACGCCGACGCCAACGAGTCCCTTCCCCCCAAGGAGGCCGAGCGCTACCTCTTGGCCTGGAAGGAGCTCGGCCTCCGCTACGTGGAGGAGCCCTTGCCCGTGGAGGAGGTGGAGGCGAGGCGGGCCTTGAGGGAGAAGGGGATCCTCTCCCTCATCGCCGACGACGCGGCCATGACCCCGAAGGACCTCAAGCGGGAGCTTGCGCTCAACACCTTTGACGTCCTAAACCTCAAGCCCGCCCGCACGGGCGTCACCTGGACCCTGGAGATGCTCGCCCTTGCCCGGGAGAGGGGCAAAAAGGCCATGGTGGGAAGCCAGGCGCAAAGCGCCTTCGGGGCCTACCAGTCCGCCCTCCTCGCCTTCCAACAGGGGGTGACGGAGCCTTGCGAGCTCGCCTTCCACCTCAAGGCCGAGGGCGGCTTCTTCCCCTTTCCCCCCTTCCGCGAGGGGTGGCTCTACTGGGAGGACCTGGTGGAGGCCCGCTTTGACGAGGAGGCCTTCGCCCGGTACGCCCTAAAGGAGGCCTAG
- a CDS encoding DEAD/DEAH box helicase family protein — MEVAFSLEPAPSLVPAREAPLLVLVGLTGVGKSTLVEALGLPRLPDRRELVDRFVLPRYGAEPPIPREERFRLTRRFREEFPGGVAEVLARGYVPPKPLLLFDGLRGEGEVAYALEHLPRARFVLLHAREATRLKRLLSRQDAFDRVRLAPEEEARLKALAQGVLTEEELAEALSLAPLEEVLAKLKIVAEEKKNYDPEGPLRLLEGHPRALVLDTEALSPEEEVLAVRRFLQEGLR; from the coding sequence ATGGAGGTGGCCTTCTCCCTGGAGCCTGCGCCCTCCCTCGTCCCCGCGAGGGAGGCGCCCCTCCTCGTCCTCGTGGGCCTCACCGGGGTGGGGAAGAGCACCCTGGTGGAGGCCCTGGGCCTTCCCCGGCTCCCCGACCGCCGGGAGCTCGTGGACCGCTTCGTCCTCCCCCGCTACGGGGCAGAGCCTCCCATCCCCCGGGAGGAGCGCTTCCGCCTCACCCGGCGCTTCCGGGAGGAGTTCCCCGGGGGGGTGGCGGAGGTCCTCGCCCGGGGGTACGTGCCCCCGAAGCCCCTCCTCCTCTTTGACGGCCTGAGGGGGGAAGGGGAGGTGGCCTACGCCCTGGAGCACCTCCCCAGGGCCCGCTTCGTCCTCCTCCACGCCCGGGAGGCCACCCGGCTTAAGCGGCTCCTCTCCCGCCAAGACGCCTTTGACCGGGTGCGCCTCGCCCCTGAGGAGGAGGCCCGCCTTAAGGCCCTGGCCCAAGGGGTCCTCACGGAGGAGGAGCTCGCCGAGGCCCTTTCCCTTGCTCCCCTCGAGGAGGTCCTCGCCAAGCTCAAGATCGTGGCCGAGGAGAAGAAAAACTATGATCCCGAGGGGCCTTTACGCCTCCTCGAGGGCCACCCCAGGGCCTTGGTCCTGGACACGGAGGCCCTCTCTCCCGAGGAGGAGGTCCTGGCGGTGCGGCGCTTCCTCCAGGAGGGGCTTCGCTAG
- a CDS encoding carbohydrate ABC transporter permease, with amino-acid sequence MRKKLPLLLFSLPALLPLLLFVLYPFLEVVRFSTWDWSGLSEPRPVGLKNYQTLFQDPAFWKSLLVTLGFMLLALPPFLALSLVLAVVLDGLPYERLAKSLLFLPGLVTLGGATLSWYTLFTPEYGALAQFLPIPPWDREGFWALLMVVLFTLWRHLGYGVLVASARLKAIPKTLLEAAYVDGAGPLEAFRYVVLPLMRPAVAFLLVVGTILSLQSYAAVFLLTRGGPYGATRVLGYYLYEAGFENFRLGYAAAITVVLLVLTLLFAYAQLRLLRHGDGEA; translated from the coding sequence GTGCGGAAGAAGCTTCCCCTCCTCCTCTTCTCCCTGCCGGCCCTCCTTCCCCTCCTCCTCTTCGTCCTCTACCCCTTCCTGGAGGTGGTCCGGTTCTCCACCTGGGACTGGTCGGGGCTTTCCGAGCCCAGGCCCGTGGGGCTCAAGAACTACCAGACCCTCTTCCAGGACCCCGCCTTCTGGAAAAGCCTCCTCGTGACCCTGGGGTTCATGCTCCTCGCCCTTCCCCCCTTCCTCGCCCTCTCCTTGGTCTTGGCCGTGGTCCTGGACGGCCTCCCCTACGAGCGCCTGGCCAAGAGCCTCCTCTTCCTGCCGGGCCTCGTCACCCTGGGGGGAGCGACCCTCTCCTGGTACACCCTCTTCACCCCGGAGTACGGGGCCTTAGCCCAGTTCCTCCCCATCCCCCCCTGGGACCGGGAGGGGTTCTGGGCCCTCCTCATGGTCGTCCTCTTCACCCTGTGGCGCCACCTGGGCTACGGGGTCCTGGTGGCCTCGGCCAGGCTCAAGGCCATCCCCAAGACCCTCCTGGAGGCCGCCTACGTGGACGGGGCCGGGCCTTTGGAGGCCTTCCGCTACGTGGTCCTGCCCCTGATGCGGCCCGCGGTGGCCTTCCTCCTGGTGGTGGGGACGATCCTCTCCCTGCAGTCCTACGCCGCCGTCTTCCTCCTCACCCGGGGGGGGCCCTACGGGGCCACGCGGGTCCTCGGCTACTACCTCTACGAGGCGGGGTTTGAGAACTTCCGCTTGGGGTACGCGGCGGCCATCACCGTGGTCCTCCTCGTCCTCACCCTCCTCTTCGCCTACGCCCAGCTCCGCCTCCTCCGTCACGGGGACGGGGAGGCGTAG
- the mltG gene encoding endolytic transglycosylase MltG, producing the protein MPEGSRNWLRRGVVALFLTFLLLLLYALWLLGPTGREAVVRIPRGATGAEVARILEEAGLLRSGHAFSAYLRFSGRAKRLVPGVYRLKGEGAFRLARALTGGVKPLSVTLTFPEGERAVDYARRLSQAGLDGEGFLRLVERPGALKPPYVEGRTLEGYLFPATYTFDLLATPEEVVRAMLRRFEAELTPPVQRLLEERGLSVHAWVTLASIVEKEAGSAEEMPYIAGVFLNRLERGMPLQADPTVAYALGKRLPELSREAGDFQVDSPYNTYRYGGLPPGPIANPGRKALLAVLNPVRQDERGRPYLYFFHAQGRLYLNVDFAGHLRDLARYRYASPSP; encoded by the coding sequence TTGCCCGAGGGATCTAGGAACTGGCTTCGGCGTGGGGTGGTGGCCCTCTTCCTCACCTTCCTCCTCCTCCTCCTCTACGCCCTCTGGCTTCTCGGCCCCACGGGAAGGGAGGCCGTGGTGCGCATTCCCCGGGGGGCCACGGGGGCGGAGGTGGCGAGGATTTTGGAGGAGGCGGGGCTTCTGCGCTCGGGCCACGCCTTTTCCGCCTACCTCCGCTTCTCGGGCCGGGCGAAGCGCCTCGTCCCCGGGGTCTACCGCCTGAAGGGCGAGGGGGCCTTCCGCCTGGCCCGGGCCCTCACCGGGGGCGTGAAGCCCCTAAGCGTCACCCTCACCTTCCCCGAGGGGGAGAGGGCGGTGGACTACGCCCGGAGGCTCTCCCAGGCGGGGCTTGACGGGGAGGGCTTCCTCAGGCTCGTGGAACGCCCGGGGGCCCTGAAGCCCCCCTACGTGGAGGGGCGGACCCTGGAGGGCTACCTCTTCCCCGCCACCTACACCTTTGACCTCCTCGCCACCCCCGAGGAGGTGGTGCGGGCCATGCTCCGCCGCTTTGAGGCGGAGCTCACCCCCCCGGTGCAGAGGCTTCTAGAGGAGCGGGGGCTTTCCGTCCACGCCTGGGTCACCCTGGCCTCCATCGTGGAGAAGGAGGCGGGAAGCGCCGAGGAGATGCCCTATATCGCCGGGGTCTTCCTGAACCGCCTGGAGCGGGGCATGCCCCTCCAGGCCGACCCCACGGTGGCCTACGCCTTGGGGAAGAGGCTCCCGGAGCTTTCCCGGGAGGCGGGGGACTTCCAGGTGGACTCCCCCTACAACACCTACCGCTACGGCGGCCTTCCCCCGGGGCCCATCGCCAACCCCGGGCGGAAGGCCCTCCTCGCCGTCTTGAACCCGGTGCGCCAGGACGAAAGGGGCCGCCCCTACCTCTACTTCTTCCACGCCCAGGGGCGGCTTTACCTGAACGTGGACTTTGCGGGCCACCTCCGGGACCTCGCCCGCTACCGCTACGCCTCCCCGTCCCCGTGA
- the ruvX gene encoding Holliday junction resolvase RuvX — protein sequence MRVGALDVGEARIGLAVGEEGVPLASGRGYLVRKTLEEDVEALLDFVRREGLGKLVVGLPLRTDLKESAQAGKVLPLVEALRARGVEVELWDERFTTKLAQERLKHAPKRLRRDKGKLDELAAVVLLEDYLARGI from the coding sequence ATGCGGGTGGGCGCGCTTGACGTGGGGGAGGCCCGGATCGGCCTCGCCGTGGGGGAGGAGGGGGTCCCCTTGGCCTCGGGCCGGGGGTACCTGGTGCGCAAGACCCTGGAGGAGGACGTGGAGGCCCTCCTGGACTTCGTGCGGCGGGAGGGTTTGGGAAAGCTCGTGGTGGGCCTCCCCTTGCGCACCGACCTCAAGGAGAGCGCCCAGGCGGGGAAGGTCCTCCCCCTGGTGGAGGCCTTGAGGGCCAGGGGGGTGGAGGTGGAGCTATGGGACGAGCGCTTCACCACCAAGCTCGCCCAGGAACGCCTCAAGCACGCCCCCAAGCGGCTTCGCCGGGACAAGGGGAAGCTGGACGAGCTCGCGGCCGTGGTGCTTCTGGAGGACTACCTTGCCCGAGGGATCTAG
- the alaS gene encoding alanine--tRNA ligase, whose translation MRTAEIREKFLSFFEGKGHLRLPSFSLIPEDDPSLLFTSAGMAPLKPYFLGAKPIFGGREWRRVTTCQECLRVGDIENVGRTSRHNTYFEMLGNFSFGDYFKKEAILWAWEFLTEHLKLDPGRLWVTVFEDDDEAYEIWRDLVGVPEERIGRFGEDENYWPGGAITHGPNGPSGPCSEIFYDRGPAYGTPDETGPNTGSGDRFVEIWNLVFTQYDRQGPIPGPGILKPLPQKNIDTGMGLYRVAAILQDVEDFYRTDTFFPIIQEVARMSGRPYEGKTSVSHRVIADHVRAVVAALSDGATFSNTGRGYVIRRLLRRALRHGYLLGLSDPFLHRLAPLVAELLGDFYPEMRENLPAVEKQIRLEEERFLETLEGGLKRLDALLSGLKPGEVLPGKEAFRLYDTYGFPLDLTVEIAAERGYGVDTEGFQKAMEEQQSRSRAAMAFEREIFKKGAQVLEELYAERGATEFLGYNALEAEAEVLALLAGDQSLLEAGPGTEVQVVLDKTPFYAEGGGQIGDFGLLEWPGGRARVETTRKTERGIFLHKARVEEGVLRVGERVRAVVDPRRRDTERNHTATHLLHAALRAVLGPHVRQAGSLVAPDRLRFDFTHPEPLKPEELERVELLVNRWIMADFPVTWRYMPLEEARKEGAMALFGEKYGEVVRVVRVEGSPLEGLESKELCGGCHVRRTGEIGAFLIRSEEAVSAGVRRIEAVTGEEAIRFARGSLNRLKALAERLEVGEAALEERLEKLLAELKEKEREVESLKARLVQAALGGGGGASLEEKGGLRWTVAELPGLDAKALRQAADDLVARGADVALVLSGGQAVLKLSPKAQGMGLEAGALFRALAEKAGGRGGGKGALAQGGGLDPRKAREALPGLLP comes from the coding sequence ATGCGCACGGCGGAGATCCGCGAGAAGTTCCTCTCTTTCTTTGAGGGCAAGGGGCATTTGCGCCTCCCCTCCTTCAGCCTCATCCCCGAGGACGACCCCTCCCTCCTCTTCACCTCCGCGGGGATGGCCCCCCTAAAGCCTTACTTCCTGGGGGCGAAGCCCATCTTCGGGGGTAGGGAGTGGCGCAGGGTCACCACCTGCCAGGAGTGCCTGAGGGTGGGGGACATAGAGAACGTGGGCCGCACCAGCCGGCACAACACCTACTTTGAGATGCTGGGCAACTTCTCCTTCGGGGACTACTTCAAGAAGGAGGCCATCCTCTGGGCCTGGGAGTTCCTCACCGAGCACCTCAAGCTTGACCCCGGGCGCCTCTGGGTCACGGTCTTTGAGGACGACGACGAGGCCTACGAGATCTGGCGCGACCTCGTGGGGGTCCCCGAGGAGAGAATCGGCCGCTTCGGCGAGGACGAGAACTACTGGCCGGGCGGGGCCATCACCCACGGGCCGAACGGGCCTTCTGGTCCCTGCTCGGAGATCTTCTACGACCGGGGCCCGGCCTACGGCACCCCGGACGAGACCGGCCCCAACACGGGGAGCGGGGACCGGTTCGTGGAGATCTGGAACCTGGTCTTCACCCAGTACGACCGCCAGGGCCCCATCCCCGGGCCCGGGATCCTCAAGCCCCTGCCCCAGAAGAACATTGACACGGGCATGGGCCTCTACCGGGTGGCGGCCATCCTCCAGGACGTGGAGGACTTCTACCGCACGGACACTTTCTTCCCCATCATCCAGGAAGTGGCCCGGATGAGCGGCAGGCCCTACGAGGGGAAGACGAGCGTGAGCCACCGGGTGATCGCCGACCACGTCCGGGCCGTGGTGGCGGCCCTCTCCGACGGGGCCACCTTCTCCAACACCGGGCGGGGCTACGTGATCCGGCGCCTCCTCCGCCGGGCCCTAAGGCACGGCTACCTCCTGGGGCTTTCCGACCCCTTCCTGCACAGGCTCGCCCCCCTGGTGGCCGAGCTCCTCGGGGACTTCTACCCGGAGATGCGGGAGAACCTGCCCGCGGTGGAGAAGCAGATCCGCCTCGAGGAGGAGCGCTTCCTGGAGACCCTGGAGGGGGGCCTCAAGCGCCTGGACGCCCTCCTCTCCGGCCTCAAGCCCGGGGAGGTCCTTCCCGGGAAGGAGGCCTTCAGGCTCTACGACACCTACGGCTTCCCCCTGGACCTCACCGTGGAGATCGCCGCGGAAAGGGGCTATGGCGTGGACACGGAGGGCTTTCAGAAGGCCATGGAGGAGCAGCAAAGCCGCTCCCGGGCCGCCATGGCCTTTGAGCGGGAGATCTTCAAGAAGGGCGCCCAGGTCCTGGAGGAGCTCTACGCCGAGCGGGGGGCCACGGAGTTTTTGGGCTACAACGCCCTCGAGGCCGAGGCCGAGGTCCTGGCCCTCCTCGCCGGGGACCAAAGCCTTTTGGAGGCGGGGCCCGGCACCGAGGTCCAGGTGGTCCTGGACAAGACCCCCTTCTACGCCGAGGGGGGCGGGCAGATCGGGGACTTCGGCCTCTTGGAGTGGCCTGGGGGCCGGGCCCGGGTGGAGACCACGAGGAAGACGGAGCGGGGGATCTTCCTCCACAAGGCCCGGGTGGAGGAAGGGGTGCTGAGGGTAGGGGAGAGGGTGCGGGCGGTGGTGGACCCGAGGAGGCGGGACACGGAGCGGAACCACACCGCCACCCACCTCCTCCACGCGGCGTTAAGGGCCGTCCTCGGCCCCCACGTGCGCCAGGCGGGAAGCCTCGTGGCCCCGGATAGGCTCCGCTTTGACTTCACCCACCCCGAGCCCCTGAAGCCCGAGGAGCTTGAGCGGGTGGAGCTTTTGGTGAACCGCTGGATCATGGCCGACTTCCCCGTGACCTGGCGCTACATGCCCCTGGAGGAGGCGAGGAAGGAGGGGGCCATGGCCCTCTTCGGGGAGAAGTACGGGGAGGTGGTCCGCGTGGTGCGGGTGGAGGGAAGCCCCCTAGAGGGCCTTGAGTCCAAGGAGCTCTGCGGCGGCTGCCACGTGCGCCGCACCGGGGAGATCGGGGCCTTCCTCATAAGGAGCGAGGAGGCGGTCTCCGCCGGGGTGCGCCGCATAGAGGCGGTGACGGGGGAGGAGGCCATCCGCTTCGCCCGCGGGAGCCTGAACCGCCTGAAGGCCCTCGCCGAGCGCCTCGAGGTGGGGGAGGCCGCCCTGGAGGAAAGGCTGGAGAAGCTCCTTGCCGAGCTCAAGGAGAAGGAGCGGGAGGTGGAAAGCCTCAAGGCCCGCCTGGTCCAGGCGGCCTTGGGGGGCGGCGGGGGGGCTTCCCTGGAGGAGAAGGGGGGGCTCAGGTGGACGGTGGCGGAGCTTCCCGGCTTGGACGCCAAGGCCCTCCGCCAGGCGGCGGACGACCTGGTGGCCCGGGGGGCGGACGTGGCCCTGGTGCTTTCGGGGGGGCAGGCGGTGCTGAAGCTCTCCCCGAAGGCCCAGGGAATGGGCCTCGAGGCGGGGGCCCTCTTCCGGGCCCTCGCGGAGAAGGCGGGGGGCCGGGGCGGGGGCAAGGGGGCCCTGGCCCAGGGGGGCGGCCTGGACCCCAGGAAGGCCCGGGAGGCCCTCCCCGGCCTCCTCCCCTAG
- a CDS encoding NIPSNAP family protein, with the protein MGPMKVQMRRYTLKEGAKEAFQRVFLETIVPLRQALGFRILGAYWLSEREFLWFVAHEDFEEAERAYYAHPERQKVDPRAYLEAVETRFVERLL; encoded by the coding sequence ATGGGCCCCATGAAGGTCCAGATGCGCCGCTACACCCTGAAGGAGGGGGCCAAGGAGGCCTTCCAAAGGGTCTTCCTGGAAACCATCGTTCCCCTGAGGCAGGCCCTGGGCTTTAGGATCCTCGGGGCCTACTGGCTTTCCGAGCGGGAGTTCCTCTGGTTCGTGGCCCACGAGGACTTTGAGGAGGCGGAGAGAGCTTACTACGCCCACCCCGAAAGGCAGAAGGTGGACCCCAGGGCGTACCTGGAGGCGGTGGAAACCCGTTTCGTGGAACGCCTTCTGTAG
- a CDS encoding ABC transporter permease encodes MELFLLVLRNLLARPVRSLLTLLGVLVATASMVLFLSFGEGLRRALFQELSRVGPAIQVVPEGAEGFVFGALPEIPPETLKALEEAGKALGVRAVVPTLFLTRGGFDPSTSFLFQGLPEGTPPDLLYPGLKAKEGRLTPSEKGAVVGAKVAERSGLALGSVLRLTPRLELRVEGVLEATGGLADNLIFVPLRAIQEALGTENVTAVLVALSPGQKAEAVARALEEAVPGVKAQTTSEVMRFAERALRISDLVRFGISLVALVVGGLLVANTVTMSVYERVREFGVMRALGARRGFIFRLVLLEALLIALLGGALGLGLGALGAFAINLYTLDQVGLALSAVTGRLALFALGVALGLGLTAGLLPAYHASRIPVVEALGRV; translated from the coding sequence ATGGAGCTTTTCCTCCTCGTCCTCCGCAACCTCCTGGCCCGGCCCGTCCGGAGCCTCCTCACCCTGCTCGGGGTCCTGGTGGCCACGGCGAGCATGGTCCTCTTCCTCTCCTTCGGGGAGGGCCTTAGGCGGGCCCTCTTCCAGGAGCTCTCCCGGGTGGGCCCCGCCATCCAGGTGGTGCCGGAAGGGGCGGAGGGCTTCGTCTTCGGCGCCCTCCCCGAGATCCCCCCCGAGACCCTCAAGGCCCTGGAGGAGGCAGGAAAGGCCCTGGGGGTGCGGGCGGTGGTCCCCACCCTCTTCCTCACCCGGGGGGGCTTTGACCCCAGCACCAGCTTCCTCTTCCAGGGCCTGCCGGAAGGAACCCCTCCGGACCTCCTCTACCCGGGGCTCAAGGCCAAGGAAGGCCGCCTCACCCCCTCGGAGAAAGGGGCCGTGGTGGGGGCCAAGGTGGCGGAGCGGAGCGGCCTCGCCCTGGGAAGCGTCCTGAGGCTCACCCCCAGGCTGGAGCTTAGGGTGGAGGGGGTCCTGGAGGCGACGGGAGGCCTCGCGGACAACCTGATCTTCGTCCCCTTGAGGGCGATCCAGGAGGCCTTGGGCACGGAGAACGTGACCGCGGTGCTCGTGGCCCTAAGCCCCGGCCAGAAGGCGGAAGCGGTGGCCCGGGCCCTGGAGGAGGCGGTCCCCGGGGTGAAGGCCCAGACCACGAGCGAGGTGATGCGCTTCGCCGAACGCGCCCTAAGGATCAGCGACCTGGTGCGCTTCGGCATCAGCCTGGTGGCCCTGGTGGTGGGGGGGCTTCTCGTGGCCAACACCGTGACCATGTCCGTGTACGAGCGGGTGCGGGAGTTCGGGGTCATGCGCGCCCTGGGGGCGAGGCGGGGGTTCATCTTCCGCCTCGTCCTTCTGGAGGCCCTCCTCATCGCCCTCCTTGGCGGGGCCTTGGGGCTTGGGCTTGGGGCCCTCGGCGCCTTCGCCATCAACCTCTACACCTTGGACCAGGTGGGCCTGGCCCTCTCGGCGGTGACGGGAAGGCTCGCCCTCTTCGCCCTGGGGGTGGCCCTCGGCCTCGGGCTTACCGCCGGGCTTCTTCCCGCCTACCACGCAAGCCGCATCCCCGTGGTGGAGGCTTTGGGGAGGGTGTAG
- a CDS encoding ABC transporter ATP-binding protein, with translation MTIRAENLTKRYRQGEKEVVALLSFTYAFPPGATAVVGPSGSGKTTLLNLLAGFDLPTEGGVYLGDIPLHALSEDERAGVRLRHMGFVFQQWNLIPTLTALENVAFPLLLAGWPRRARLARAAELLERVGLEARLHHLPSRLSGGEQQRVALARALALDPPILFADEPTGNLDLEAREQVADLLFSLGKARTLVLVTHDLELAQRAGRILHLKGGRLVREETPKAKG, from the coding sequence ATGACCATCCGGGCGGAAAACCTCACCAAGCGCTACCGGCAAGGGGAAAAAGAGGTGGTGGCCCTTCTGAGCTTCACCTACGCTTTCCCCCCGGGGGCCACGGCGGTGGTGGGCCCCTCGGGAAGCGGCAAGACCACCCTCCTAAACCTCCTCGCGGGCTTTGACCTGCCCACGGAGGGCGGGGTCTACCTGGGGGACATCCCCCTCCACGCCCTCTCCGAGGACGAGCGGGCCGGAGTGCGGCTTAGGCACATGGGCTTCGTCTTCCAGCAGTGGAACCTCATCCCCACCCTCACCGCCCTGGAGAACGTGGCCTTCCCCCTCCTCCTCGCGGGCTGGCCCCGGAGGGCGAGGCTAGCGCGGGCGGCGGAGCTTCTGGAGAGGGTGGGCCTAGAGGCCCGCCTCCACCACCTGCCGAGCCGCCTCTCCGGCGGGGAACAGCAGCGGGTGGCCCTGGCCCGGGCCCTGGCCCTGGACCCCCCCATCCTCTTCGCCGACGAGCCCACGGGGAACCTGGACCTGGAGGCGCGGGAGCAGGTGGCGGACCTCCTCTTCTCCCTGGGCAAGGCGCGCACCCTCGTCCTCGTCACCCACGACCTGGAGCTCGCGCAAAGGGCGGGGCGCATCCTCCATCTGAAGGGCGGGCGGCTCGTGCGGGAGGAAACCCCCAAGGCCAAGGGCTAA
- a CDS encoding FAD-dependent oxidoreductase, with protein sequence MGKRMVVVGGVAGGASAAAKAKRENPELEVVVYEKSGWVSYGACGLPYVLSGEIPRLERLVARTPEEFRKQGVLVRTRHEVVDVDYELRTLTVHDHAEGRTFQDRFDHLVLATGARPSLPPIPGTEQEGVYTLRTMEDGERLLKALPQARRAAILGAGYIGLEAAEAFRKRGLQVTLLEAKDRPLPHWDPEVGALLKEELERHGVEVWTGVKVEAFRGMGRVEAVETSEGVVPADLVLLATGIRPNTELAQAMGVALGPTGAIATDERMRTNLEGVYAAGDVAESFHRVLKRPYWLPLGDVANKHGRTAGSVIAGREARFLGVVGTAIFKAFDLAVATTGLSLEGALKEGFWAKKVFIQSRDGAHYYPGSGPLWVELVYEEGTGRLLGGAVVARGHGALRIDVLAALLHREGSVEDLLALDLAYAPPFSPVWDPLLIAAQQAR encoded by the coding sequence ATGGGCAAGCGGATGGTGGTCGTGGGCGGGGTGGCGGGCGGCGCCTCCGCCGCCGCCAAGGCCAAGCGGGAAAACCCCGAGCTGGAGGTGGTGGTCTACGAGAAGTCGGGGTGGGTTTCCTACGGGGCCTGCGGCCTGCCCTACGTGCTTTCCGGGGAGATCCCCCGCCTGGAAAGGCTGGTGGCCCGCACCCCCGAGGAGTTCCGGAAGCAGGGGGTTCTGGTCCGCACCCGCCACGAGGTGGTGGACGTGGACTACGAGCTCCGCACCCTGACGGTGCACGACCACGCCGAGGGAAGGACCTTCCAGGACCGGTTTGACCACCTGGTCCTGGCCACGGGGGCGCGGCCCAGCCTCCCCCCCATCCCCGGCACGGAGCAGGAAGGGGTCTACACCCTGAGGACCATGGAGGACGGGGAGCGGCTCCTGAAGGCCCTCCCCCAAGCCCGGCGGGCCGCCATCCTGGGGGCGGGGTACATCGGCCTCGAGGCCGCCGAGGCCTTCCGCAAGCGGGGCCTGCAGGTGACCCTCCTGGAGGCCAAGGACCGCCCCCTCCCCCACTGGGACCCGGAGGTGGGCGCCCTCCTCAAGGAGGAGCTGGAGCGGCACGGGGTGGAGGTCTGGACCGGGGTGAAGGTGGAGGCCTTCCGGGGCATGGGCCGGGTGGAGGCGGTGGAGACCTCGGAAGGCGTGGTGCCCGCCGACTTGGTCCTCCTCGCCACGGGGATCCGGCCCAACACCGAGCTCGCCCAGGCCATGGGGGTGGCCTTGGGCCCCACCGGGGCCATCGCCACCGACGAAAGGATGCGCACCAACCTGGAAGGGGTCTACGCCGCCGGGGACGTGGCGGAAAGCTTCCACCGGGTCCTCAAGCGCCCCTACTGGCTTCCCTTGGGGGACGTGGCCAACAAGCACGGCCGCACCGCGGGAAGCGTCATCGCCGGCAGGGAGGCCCGCTTTCTGGGCGTGGTGGGCACGGCCATCTTCAAGGCCTTTGACCTGGCCGTGGCCACCACGGGGCTTTCCCTGGAAGGGGCCCTAAAGGAGGGGTTCTGGGCCAAGAAGGTCTTCATCCAGAGCCGGGATGGGGCCCACTACTACCCGGGAAGCGGGCCCCTCTGGGTGGAGCTCGTCTACGAGGAGGGGACGGGGAGGCTTTTGGGCGGCGCGGTGGTGGCCCGGGGGCACGGGGCCCTGCGCATAGACGTCCTCGCCGCCCTCCTCCACCGGGAGGGGAGCGTGGAGGACCTTTTGGCCCTGGACCTGGCCTACGCCCCGCCCTTTAGCCCCGTCTGGGACCCCCTCCTCATCGCCGCCCAGCAGGCCCGCTAA